In the Klebsiella aerogenes KCTC 2190 genome, one interval contains:
- the ptsJ gene encoding transcriptional regulator PtsJ — protein sequence MFTGKTANEIFDNIRHLVQSGALQPGEALPPVRELAGDLAVNRNTVAAAYKRLVTSGLAVSQGRNGTAIKALNTLNAVEGGDPTTSLIDISGGNPDPRRLPDIGRFLPKLSRTPHLYGDAAVEPRLADWAREWVSRDIGHEFDINLTSGAIDALERLLCALLLPGDSVAVEDPCFLSSINMLRYAGFQPSPVAVDGEGMNPERLEEALRNGARAVILTPRAHNPTGCSLTPERAQAIRTVLARYPQTLAIVDDHFALLSATCWHNPLPDGIQRWALVRSMSKTLGPDLRLAIVASDPTTSAALRLRLNAGSQWVSHLLQELAFACLNDSAFAASLTASQRHYQQQNQRLAAALARHGAGDYPPGDGLNFWLPLSAASQPLALRLARAGWLVREGEAFGVKTPAHGLRLSLGALTEAQIEQLAHDLSLVLPC from the coding sequence ATGTTCACCGGAAAAACCGCAAACGAGATTTTCGATAACATCCGTCATCTGGTGCAGAGCGGCGCGTTGCAACCCGGAGAGGCGCTGCCGCCGGTGCGCGAGCTGGCAGGCGACCTGGCAGTCAACCGCAATACGGTGGCGGCGGCCTACAAGCGGCTGGTGACCTCAGGGCTCGCCGTCAGCCAGGGGCGCAACGGCACGGCCATTAAGGCGCTTAATACGCTTAATGCGGTCGAGGGCGGCGATCCGACGACATCGCTGATTGATATTTCCGGCGGCAATCCGGATCCGCGACGTCTGCCGGATATTGGCCGTTTTCTTCCCAAGCTGTCGCGGACCCCGCACTTATATGGCGATGCCGCCGTTGAGCCACGGCTGGCTGACTGGGCGCGGGAGTGGGTCAGTCGCGATATTGGCCACGAATTTGACATCAATTTGACCAGCGGCGCGATTGACGCCCTTGAGCGCCTGCTCTGCGCGCTGCTGCTACCCGGCGACAGCGTCGCGGTAGAAGACCCCTGCTTTCTGAGCAGCATCAATATGCTGCGTTACGCCGGTTTCCAGCCCAGCCCGGTCGCCGTCGACGGTGAAGGCATGAACCCGGAGCGGCTTGAAGAAGCGCTGCGCAACGGCGCCCGTGCGGTAATACTGACTCCACGCGCCCACAACCCGACCGGCTGCAGTTTGACGCCGGAGCGCGCACAAGCGATTCGCACCGTGCTCGCCCGCTATCCGCAGACGCTGGCGATCGTTGACGATCACTTCGCCCTGCTCTCAGCGACATGCTGGCACAATCCGCTACCTGACGGCATTCAGCGTTGGGCGCTGGTGCGCTCAATGTCCAAAACCCTGGGCCCGGATTTGCGGCTGGCGATAGTCGCCAGCGACCCGACAACCTCGGCGGCGCTGCGCCTGCGCCTGAACGCCGGTAGCCAGTGGGTCAGCCATTTACTACAAGAGCTGGCGTTCGCCTGCCTGAATGATAGCGCTTTTGCCGCCTCTCTGACTGCGAGCCAGCGCCATTATCAGCAGCAAAATCAGCGGCTCGCCGCCGCGTTGGCCCGCCACGGCGCTGGCGATTATCCGCCTGGCGATGGTCTTAACTTCTGGCTGCCGCTATCAGCCGCCAGCCAGCCGCTGGCGTTGCGTCTGGCGCGGGCCGGTTGGCTGGTGCGTGAAGGTGAAGCCTTTGGCGTGAAAACACCGGCGCACGGCCTGCGCCTGTCGCTGGGCGCCTTAACCGAGGCGCAAATTGAACAACTTGCACACGATTTATCGCTGGTCTTACCTTGTTAA
- a CDS encoding GMP synthase: protein MRIHFIVHEVFEAPGAYLRWVNARGYQASWSRVYAGDPLPANAEGFDMLVVLGGPQSPRTTLAECPWFDAHAEKNLIAQAIAAGRIVVGICLGSQLIGEALGAPVMQSPEKEIGHYPIILTTAGLQDDNIAHFGSSVVVGHWHNDMPGLTPAAEVLASSEGCPRQIVKYSDRVYGFQCHMEFDAEVIELLITHSQYELAAAKGRRFIRSEDEMRQWDYREMNQKLWAFLDKLVAKHAL, encoded by the coding sequence ATGCGGATCCACTTTATCGTTCATGAAGTTTTTGAAGCGCCTGGCGCCTATCTGCGCTGGGTTAACGCGCGCGGCTATCAGGCCAGCTGGTCGCGAGTTTATGCCGGGGATCCGCTGCCGGCGAATGCCGAAGGTTTCGATATGCTGGTGGTACTTGGCGGCCCGCAATCACCACGCACCACGCTTGCCGAGTGCCCATGGTTTGATGCCCATGCCGAGAAAAACCTGATTGCCCAGGCGATTGCCGCCGGGCGTATCGTGGTCGGGATTTGTCTCGGATCGCAGCTCATCGGCGAAGCGCTGGGGGCGCCGGTGATGCAAAGCCCGGAAAAAGAGATTGGCCACTATCCTATCATCCTGACCACCGCCGGACTGCAGGATGACAACATCGCCCATTTCGGCTCATCGGTGGTAGTCGGTCACTGGCACAACGATATGCCGGGCCTGACGCCTGCGGCGGAAGTCCTGGCTTCCAGCGAAGGGTGCCCGCGGCAAATCGTCAAATATAGCGATCGGGTCTACGGTTTTCAGTGCCATATGGAGTTTGACGCGGAGGTCATCGAGTTATTAATTACCCACTCGCAATATGAACTTGCCGCCGCAAAAGGCAGGCGCTTTATTCGCAGCGAAGATGAAATGAGGCAATGGGATTATCGCGAGATGAATCAAAAACTATGGGCGTTTCTGGATAAGCTGGTAGCGAAACACGCACTTTAG
- the cysM gene encoding cysteine synthase CysM — MNTLEQTIGNTPLVKLQRLGPDNGSEIWLKLEGNNPAGSVKDRAALSMIVEAEKRGEIKPGDVLIEATSGNTGIALAMIAALKGYQMKLLMPDNMSQERRAAMRAYGAELILVTKEQGMEGARDLAAAMAERGEGKLLDQFNNPDNPYAHYTTTGPEIWRQTDGRITHFVSSMGTTGTITGVSRFLREQAKPVSIIGLQPEEGSSIPGIRRWPQEYMPGIFNASLVDEVLDIHQQDAENTMRQLAVQEGIFCGVSSGGAVAGALRIARANPGAVVVAIICDRGDRYLSTGVFGEEHFSQGAGI, encoded by the coding sequence GTGAACACATTAGAACAAACAATTGGCAACACGCCGCTGGTGAAATTACAACGTCTGGGGCCGGACAACGGCAGCGAAATTTGGCTCAAGCTTGAGGGCAACAACCCGGCGGGCTCGGTAAAAGATCGCGCCGCGCTGTCGATGATTGTCGAAGCGGAAAAGCGCGGCGAAATTAAACCCGGCGATGTATTGATCGAGGCGACCAGCGGTAATACCGGTATCGCGCTGGCGATGATTGCGGCGTTAAAAGGCTATCAGATGAAACTGCTGATGCCGGACAACATGAGCCAGGAGCGGCGCGCCGCAATGCGCGCCTACGGCGCTGAACTCATCCTGGTCACCAAAGAGCAGGGGATGGAGGGTGCTCGCGATCTGGCCGCCGCGATGGCCGAGCGTGGCGAGGGTAAGCTATTGGATCAGTTCAATAATCCGGATAACCCTTACGCCCATTACACCACCACCGGCCCGGAGATCTGGCGCCAGACGGACGGGCGTATCACCCACTTTGTTTCCAGCATGGGCACCACCGGTACCATTACCGGCGTATCGCGTTTTCTGCGCGAACAGGCGAAGCCGGTAAGTATCATTGGGCTACAGCCGGAAGAGGGCAGCAGCATTCCGGGGATCCGCCGCTGGCCGCAGGAATATATGCCGGGCATTTTTAATGCCTCGTTGGTGGATGAGGTGCTGGATATCCACCAGCAGGATGCGGAAAACACGATGCGCCAGTTGGCCGTACAGGAAGGGATCTTCTGTGGCGTCAGTTCCGGCGGCGCGGTTGCCGGGGCGCTGCGTATTGCTCGCGCCAATCCGGGCGCGGTGGTGGTGGCGATCATCTGCGATCGCGGCGATCGCTATCTCTCAACCGGCGTGTTCGGCGAAGAACACTTCAGCCAGGGAGCGGGTATCTAA
- the cysA gene encoding sulfate/thiosulfate ABC transporter ATP-binding protein CysA, whose product MSIEIANIKKSFGRTQVLNDISLDIPSGQMVALLGPSGSGKTTLLRIIAGLEHQSSGHIRFHGTDVSRMHARDRKVGFVFQHYALFRHMTVFDNIAFGLTVLPRRERPNAAAIKAKVTKLLEMVQLAHLADRYPAQLSGGQKQRVALARALAVEPQILLLDEPFGALDAQVRKELRRWLRQLHEELKFTSVFVTHDQEEAMEVADRVVVMSQGNIEQADAPERVWREPSTRFVLEFMGEVNRLQGTIRGGQFHVGAHRWPLGYTPAYQGPVDLFLRPWEVDISRRTSLDSPLPVQVLEASPKGHYTQLVVQPLGWYDEPLSVVLAGDEAPSRGERLFVGLQNARLYNGTERIEPRGELALAESA is encoded by the coding sequence ATGAGCATTGAGATTGCCAATATTAAGAAATCGTTTGGTCGCACCCAGGTGCTGAATGATATCTCGCTGGATATCCCTTCCGGGCAAATGGTTGCGCTGCTGGGGCCGTCCGGCTCCGGTAAAACCACCTTATTGCGGATTATCGCCGGGCTGGAGCATCAATCCAGCGGCCATATCCGTTTTCACGGCACCGACGTGAGCCGGATGCACGCCCGCGATCGTAAAGTGGGCTTTGTTTTCCAGCACTATGCGCTGTTTCGGCATATGACGGTATTCGATAACATCGCCTTTGGCCTGACCGTGCTGCCGCGCCGTGAGCGTCCCAATGCGGCGGCGATTAAAGCCAAAGTGACCAAACTGCTGGAGATGGTGCAACTGGCCCATCTTGCCGACCGTTATCCGGCACAGCTTTCCGGCGGCCAGAAGCAGCGCGTAGCGTTAGCGCGCGCGCTGGCGGTCGAGCCGCAAATTCTGCTGCTGGATGAACCCTTTGGCGCGCTGGATGCGCAGGTGCGTAAAGAACTGCGCCGCTGGCTGCGCCAGCTACATGAAGAATTAAAATTCACCAGCGTGTTTGTTACCCACGACCAGGAAGAGGCGATGGAAGTCGCCGATCGGGTAGTGGTAATGAGCCAGGGCAACATCGAACAGGCCGATGCGCCTGAACGCGTCTGGCGTGAACCTTCGACCCGTTTTGTGCTCGAGTTTATGGGCGAAGTTAACCGCCTGCAGGGCACCATTCGCGGTGGCCAGTTCCACGTCGGCGCCCACCGCTGGCCTTTAGGCTATACCCCGGCATACCAGGGGCCGGTCGATCTGTTCCTGCGGCCGTGGGAAGTAGATATCAGCCGCCGTACCAGCCTGGATTCGCCGTTGCCGGTGCAGGTGCTGGAAGCTAGTCCGAAGGGGCACTACACCCAATTAGTCGTCCAGCCTCTTGGGTGGTATGACGAACCGCTGAGTGTAGTGCTGGCGGGCGATGAGGCCCCGTCCCGCGGCGAACGCCTGTTTGTCGGCTTGCAGAATGCGCGCTTGTATAACGGAACCGAGCGCATCGAGCCGCGCGGCGAACTTGCTCTGGCAGAGTCGGCCTGA
- the cysW gene encoding sulfate/thiosulfate ABC transporter permease CysW, whose translation MAEVTQLKRYDAPRINWGKWFLIGVGMLVSAFILVVPMIYIFVQAFSKGLMPVLENLANPDMLHAIWLTVMIALITVPVNLVFGTLLAWLVTRFTFPGRQLLLTMLDIPFAVSPVVAGLVYLLFYGSNGPLGGWLDEHNMQIMFAWPGMVLATIFVTCPFVVRELVPVMMSQGSNEDEAAILLGASGWQMFRRVTLPNIRWALLYGVVLTNARAIGEFGAVSVVSGSIRGETLSLPLQIELLQQDYNTVGSFTAAALLTLMAILTLFLKSMLQWRLANQEKRAQQEGNHEH comes from the coding sequence ATGGCGGAAGTTACTCAATTGAAGCGCTATGACGCGCCCCGGATCAACTGGGGCAAATGGTTTCTGATCGGCGTCGGGATGCTGGTATCCGCCTTCATCCTCGTGGTGCCGATGATTTATATTTTTGTCCAGGCTTTCAGTAAAGGGTTAATGCCGGTGCTGGAAAACCTGGCCAATCCGGACATGCTGCACGCCATCTGGCTGACGGTGATGATCGCGTTGATTACCGTGCCGGTGAATCTGGTATTCGGTACGCTGTTGGCCTGGCTGGTAACGCGCTTTACCTTCCCTGGCCGCCAGCTGCTGCTGACGATGCTGGATATCCCGTTCGCCGTCTCGCCGGTGGTGGCAGGTCTGGTTTATTTACTGTTTTACGGCTCCAACGGCCCACTCGGCGGCTGGCTTGATGAGCACAACATGCAGATCATGTTCGCCTGGCCGGGCATGGTGCTGGCGACTATCTTCGTCACCTGCCCGTTTGTGGTCCGCGAGCTGGTGCCGGTGATGATGAGCCAGGGGAGCAACGAAGATGAAGCGGCGATACTGCTCGGCGCTTCCGGTTGGCAGATGTTCCGCCGGGTGACGCTACCCAATATTCGCTGGGCGCTGCTGTACGGCGTGGTGTTGACCAACGCCCGCGCGATTGGCGAATTCGGCGCGGTGTCGGTCGTTTCCGGCTCGATCCGCGGCGAAACGCTATCGCTGCCGCTGCAAATTGAACTACTGCAGCAGGACTACAACACCGTCGGTTCGTTTACCGCCGCAGCCCTGCTGACGTTAATGGCTATTTTGACCCTGTTTTTAAAGAGTATGTTGCAATGGCGTCTGGCCAATCAGGAAAAACGCGCGCAACAGGAGGGAAATCATGAGCATTGA
- the cysT gene encoding sulfate/thiosulfate ABC transporter permease CysT, protein MLAVSSKRVLPGFTLSLGTSLLFVCLILLLPLSALVMQLAQMSWAQYWEVITNPQVVAAYKVTLLSAFVASIFNGVFGLLMAWILTRYRFPGRTLLDALMDLPFALPTAVAGLTLASLFSVNGLYGEWLAKFDIKVTYTWLGIAVAMAFTSIPFVVRTVQPVLEELGPEYEEAAETLGATRLQSFRKVVLPELSPALLAGIALSFTRSLGEFGAVIFIAGNIAWKTEVTSLMIFIRLQEFDYPAASAIASVILAASLLLLFSINTLQSRFGRRVVGH, encoded by the coding sequence ATGTTGGCTGTGTCGTCCAAGCGCGTGCTGCCGGGCTTTACCCTGAGCCTTGGCACCAGCCTGCTGTTTGTGTGCCTGATTTTACTGTTGCCGCTCAGCGCGCTGGTGATGCAGCTGGCGCAGATGAGCTGGGCGCAGTATTGGGAGGTGATTACCAACCCTCAGGTGGTCGCCGCCTATAAAGTCACGCTGCTGTCGGCCTTCGTGGCCTCGATTTTTAACGGCGTGTTCGGCCTGCTGATGGCGTGGATTCTTACCCGTTATCGTTTTCCAGGCCGTACGCTGCTCGATGCCCTAATGGACCTGCCGTTCGCGCTGCCGACGGCGGTGGCGGGCCTGACGCTGGCCTCGCTGTTCTCGGTTAATGGCTTGTACGGCGAGTGGCTGGCGAAGTTTGATATCAAAGTGACCTATACCTGGCTTGGCATCGCGGTGGCGATGGCCTTTACCAGCATCCCGTTTGTGGTGCGTACCGTGCAGCCGGTGCTGGAAGAGTTAGGGCCGGAATATGAAGAGGCGGCGGAAACCCTCGGCGCGACGCGCTTACAGAGTTTCCGCAAAGTGGTGCTGCCTGAACTGTCGCCAGCCCTGCTGGCGGGGATTGCGCTGTCGTTTACCCGCAGCCTTGGCGAGTTCGGTGCGGTGATCTTTATCGCCGGCAACATCGCATGGAAAACGGAAGTGACTTCGCTGATGATTTTCATTCGTTTGCAGGAGTTTGATTACCCGGCGGCGAGCGCGATTGCCTCGGTGATCCTCGCGGCTTCGCTGCTGCTGCTGTTCTCTATCAACACCCTGCAGAGTCGCTTTGGTCGACGCGTGGTAGGTCACTAA
- a CDS encoding sulfate ABC transporter substrate-binding protein, which yields MAVKSLKKGYLALAASMLLVAQAQATELLNSSYDVSRELFAALNPPFEQQWAKENGGDKLTIKQSHAGSSKQALAILQGLKADVVTYNQVTDVQILHDKGNLIPADWQSRLPNNSSPFYSTMAFLVRKGNPKNIHDWNDLVRSDVKLIFPNPKTSGNARYTYLAAWGAADKADGGDKAKTEQFMTQFLKNVEVFDTGGRGATTTFVERGLGDVLITFESEVNNIRKQYEAQGFEVVVPKVNILAEFPVAWVDKNVKANGTEKAAKAYLNYLYSPQAQTIITDYYYRVNDPKVMASLKDKFPQTELFRVEDQFGSWPEVMKTHFVSGGELDKLLAAGRQ from the coding sequence ATGGCCGTTAAATCACTGAAAAAAGGATATCTGGCGCTGGCAGCTTCCATGCTGCTGGTGGCGCAGGCGCAGGCGACTGAACTGCTGAACAGTTCCTATGATGTTTCCCGCGAGCTGTTCGCCGCCCTTAATCCGCCTTTTGAACAGCAGTGGGCAAAAGAAAACGGCGGCGACAAGCTGACCATTAAGCAGTCACATGCGGGCTCCTCCAAGCAGGCGTTGGCGATTCTGCAAGGTCTGAAGGCTGACGTCGTGACCTATAACCAGGTGACGGACGTCCAGATTCTGCATGATAAAGGCAACCTGATCCCGGCAGACTGGCAGAGCCGTCTGCCGAATAACAGCTCGCCGTTCTATTCGACCATGGCGTTCCTGGTGCGTAAGGGCAATCCCAAAAATATTCATGACTGGAACGATCTGGTGCGTTCTGACGTGAAGCTGATCTTCCCGAATCCTAAAACTTCAGGCAACGCGCGCTATACCTATCTTGCGGCCTGGGGGGCGGCGGACAAAGCCGATGGCGGCGATAAAGCCAAAACCGAACAGTTCATGACCCAGTTCCTGAAGAACGTCGAGGTATTCGATACCGGCGGTCGCGGCGCGACCACCACCTTCGTCGAGCGCGGGTTGGGCGATGTGCTGATTACTTTTGAATCGGAAGTTAACAACATCCGTAAACAGTATGAAGCGCAGGGGTTCGAAGTCGTTGTGCCGAAGGTCAATATCCTCGCCGAATTCCCGGTCGCGTGGGTAGACAAAAACGTTAAGGCCAACGGTACTGAAAAAGCGGCGAAAGCCTACCTGAACTATCTCTATAGTCCGCAGGCGCAGACCATCATCACCGATTACTACTATCGCGTGAACGATCCGAAAGTGATGGCGTCGCTGAAAGATAAATTCCCGCAGACCGAACTGTTCCGCGTGGAAGACCAGTTTGGCAGCTGGCCTGAAGTGATGAAAACCCACTTCGTCAGCGGCGGCGAGCTGGACAAACTGCTGGCAGCGGGGCGTCAGTAA
- a CDS encoding Dyp-type peroxidase: protein MSQVQSGILPEHCRAAIWIEANVKGDVNALREASKIFVDNVATFQAKFPDAKLGAVVAFGNTVWRQLSAGEGAEELKDFPVYGKGLAPSTQYDVLIHILSARHEVNFSVAQAAVAAFGDAIEVKEEIHGFRWVEERDLSGFVDGTENPAGEETRREVAVIKDGVDAGGSYVFVQRWEHNLKQLNRMSVPDQEMMIGRTKDANEEIDGDERPITSHLSRVDLKEDGKGLKIVRQSLPYGTASGTNGLYFCAYCARLYNIEQQLLSMFGDTDGKRDAMLRFTKPVTGGYYFAPSLERIQAL from the coding sequence ATGTCTCAGGTTCAGAGCGGCATTTTGCCGGAACATTGCCGCGCGGCGATTTGGATTGAAGCCAATGTAAAAGGGGACGTTAACGCCCTGCGCGAAGCGAGCAAAATTTTTGTCGATAATGTGGCCACCTTCCAGGCTAAATTTCCTGACGCCAAACTCGGCGCGGTGGTCGCTTTCGGCAATACCGTCTGGCGTCAGCTGAGCGCTGGTGAAGGCGCGGAAGAGTTAAAAGATTTTCCGGTTTACGGCAAAGGGCTGGCGCCATCCACGCAGTATGACGTGTTGATTCATATTTTATCCGCCCGTCATGAAGTGAACTTTTCCGTCGCCCAGGCGGCGGTGGCCGCTTTCGGCGACGCCATTGAAGTGAAAGAAGAAATTCACGGTTTCCGCTGGGTGGAAGAACGCGATCTGAGCGGCTTTGTCGACGGCACCGAAAACCCGGCAGGCGAAGAAACCCGCCGTGAAGTCGCGGTGATTAAAGACGGCGTTGACGCGGGCGGCAGCTACGTATTCGTGCAACGCTGGGAGCACAATCTTAAGCAACTGAACCGCATGAGCGTGCCGGATCAGGAGATGATGATTGGCCGTACCAAAGACGCCAACGAAGAGATCGACGGCGACGAGCGCCCGATTACTTCGCACCTGAGCCGCGTGGACTTAAAAGAAGATGGCAAAGGGCTGAAAATCGTCCGCCAGAGCCTGCCATACGGTACCGCCAGCGGCACTAACGGCCTGTACTTCTGCGCCTACTGCGCTCGCCTGTATAACATTGAGCAGCAGTTGCTGAGTATGTTCGGCGATACCGACGGTAAGCGCGATGCCATGCTGCGCTTCACTAAACCGGTGACCGGCGGTTATTACTTCGCGCCGTCGCTGGAGCGTATTCAGGCGCTGTAA
- a CDS encoding RpoE-regulated lipoprotein — translation MKSLRLMLCALPLALTGCSTMSAVNWSAAYPWNWFGSSNEVTEQGVGKLTASTPLNEQAISDALGGSYRLRSGMKTADGKIVHYFEALKDDKLALTINGDGGTVSRIDVRDSAIPAASGVKIGTPFSELYGKAFGNCEKGVPDNGAVVECKAPGSQHISYAFTGHWSGPDELMPSDDTLKNWKVSKIIWRR, via the coding sequence ATGAAATCGCTACGTCTAATGCTTTGCGCGCTTCCGCTGGCGCTAACCGGCTGCTCAACGATGAGCGCGGTGAACTGGTCGGCTGCCTATCCATGGAACTGGTTTGGTTCCTCCAACGAGGTCACCGAGCAGGGCGTGGGTAAACTGACGGCGTCGACGCCGCTCAATGAACAGGCAATTAGCGATGCCCTCGGCGGCAGCTACCGTCTGCGCAGCGGAATGAAAACCGCGGATGGCAAAATCGTTCACTATTTTGAAGCGCTAAAGGATGACAAGCTGGCGCTGACTATCAACGGCGATGGCGGTACGGTGAGCCGCATTGATGTGCGCGATAGCGCGATTCCCGCCGCCAGCGGCGTGAAAATCGGTACCCCGTTTAGCGAGCTGTACGGCAAAGCGTTCGGCAACTGCGAGAAAGGCGTTCCCGACAACGGCGCGGTGGTGGAATGTAAAGCGCCTGGCAGCCAGCACATCAGCTACGCCTTTACCGGCCACTGGAGCGGCCCGGACGAGCTGATGCCGTCCGACGATACCCTGAAGAACTGGAAAGTCAGCAAAATTATCTGGCGTCGCTAA
- a CDS encoding DUF2919 domain-containing protein yields MKNTEFIPADYDTQGRLRLPLLFWGVLLLQARTWVLFVMAGASRQQGDALLSLFYPDHDNFWLGLLPGVPAVAAFLLSGQRQRFPRLWPLMRWLLIASQALLLAWQPWLWFTGEAPSMLTIALLAADIYALWWLITSRRLHACFRLEAL; encoded by the coding sequence ATGAAGAATACTGAATTTATTCCTGCCGATTATGATACCCAGGGTCGTTTACGGCTGCCGCTGTTGTTTTGGGGTGTGCTGTTGCTGCAGGCGCGCACCTGGGTGCTGTTCGTCATGGCCGGCGCCTCCCGCCAGCAGGGGGATGCGCTGCTGAGCCTGTTCTATCCCGATCACGATAACTTCTGGCTGGGTTTGCTGCCCGGCGTACCGGCGGTCGCGGCATTTCTGCTTAGCGGTCAGCGTCAGCGTTTCCCGCGTCTCTGGCCGCTGATGCGCTGGCTGCTGATTGCTTCACAGGCGCTATTGCTGGCCTGGCAGCCGTGGCTGTGGTTCACCGGCGAGGCGCCTTCCATGCTGACCATCGCCCTGCTGGCGGCCGATATTTATGCGCTATGGTGGCTGATAACCAGCCGCAGGTTGCACGCCTGTTTTCGCCTTGAAGCGCTTTAA
- a CDS encoding GNAT family acetyltransferase, with protein sequence MEIRVFRQQDFEEVITLWERCDLLRPWNDPEMDIERKLNHDVSLFLVAEVNGEVVGTVMGGYDGHRGSAYYLGVHPEYRGRGIANALLNRLEKKLIARGCPKISIMVRDDNDVVQGMYERLGYEHSDVLTLGKRLIEDEEY encoded by the coding sequence ATGGAGATTCGCGTTTTTCGCCAGCAGGATTTCGAAGAAGTGATCACCCTTTGGGAGCGCTGCGATCTTCTGCGCCCATGGAACGATCCGGAAATGGATATCGAGCGTAAGCTCAACCACGACGTGAGCTTGTTTCTGGTCGCTGAAGTGAACGGTGAAGTGGTGGGGACGGTGATGGGCGGTTACGACGGCCACCGCGGCTCCGCTTACTATCTTGGCGTACATCCGGAATACCGCGGCCGCGGTATCGCTAATGCGCTGCTCAATCGGCTGGAAAAGAAGCTGATCGCCCGCGGTTGCCCGAAAATTTCAATTATGGTGCGTGACGATAACGATGTGGTGCAGGGGATGTACGAGCGTCTCGGTTACGAGCACTCGGATGTACTCACCCTGGGTAAACGCCTGATTGAAGATGAAGAATACTGA
- the amiA gene encoding N-acetylmuramoyl-L-alanine amidase AmiA — MSTFKPLKILASRRQVLKAGLAAMTLTGVASQATAKEQPLKTSNGHSKPVAKKAGSRRLVMLDPGHGGIDTGAIGHNGSKEKHVVLAIAKNVRSILRSNGIDARLTRSGDTFIPLYDRVEIAHQHGADLFMSIHADGFTNPSAAGASVFALSNRGASSAMAKYLSERENRADEVAGKKATDKDHLLQQVLFDLVQTDTIKNSLTLGSHILKKIKPVHKLHSRNTEQAAFVVLKSPSIPSVLVETSFITNPNEEKLLGTTAFRQKIANAIASGIISYFHWFDNQKAHSKRR; from the coding sequence ATGAGCACTTTTAAACCATTAAAAATACTTGCTTCGCGCCGTCAGGTGCTGAAAGCAGGACTGGCTGCGATGACGCTAACCGGCGTCGCTTCCCAAGCCACTGCCAAAGAGCAGCCGCTAAAAACTTCCAATGGACACAGCAAACCCGTCGCAAAGAAAGCAGGCAGCAGGCGTCTGGTGATGCTTGACCCCGGTCATGGCGGCATCGATACGGGGGCAATTGGCCACAACGGTTCGAAAGAAAAACACGTCGTGCTGGCCATTGCTAAAAATGTGCGCAGCATTTTACGCAGCAACGGCATCGATGCCCGTCTGACGCGTAGCGGCGATACCTTTATTCCGCTGTACGATCGCGTTGAGATCGCCCACCAGCACGGCGCCGATCTGTTTATGTCGATTCACGCCGACGGCTTTACCAACCCGAGTGCGGCCGGCGCCTCCGTCTTTGCGCTCTCCAACCGCGGCGCCAGTAGCGCCATGGCGAAATATCTCTCCGAGCGCGAAAACCGCGCCGATGAGGTCGCCGGTAAAAAAGCGACGGATAAGGACCATCTGCTGCAGCAGGTATTGTTCGATTTGGTGCAAACCGACACCATTAAGAACAGCCTGACGCTCGGCTCGCATATTCTGAAAAAGATTAAGCCGGTGCATAAACTGCACAGCCGCAATACAGAGCAGGCGGCCTTTGTGGTGCTGAAGTCCCCTTCGATTCCCTCGGTGCTGGTCGAAACGTCGTTCATTACCAACCCAAATGAAGAGAAGCTACTCGGCACAACCGCTTTCCGCCAGAAGATTGCTAACGCTATCGCTTCCGGCATTATTAGTTATTTCCACTGGTTCGATAACCAGAAAGCGCATTCGAAGAGACGTTAA